One region of Triticum aestivum cultivar Chinese Spring chromosome 6B, IWGSC CS RefSeq v2.1, whole genome shotgun sequence genomic DNA includes:
- the LOC123138487 gene encoding serine/threonine-protein kinase RIPK, with translation MRAFLMGCFHPRGGATDPAAVADGDEATTATAKATAPSRPPTRKGKKKSMRRAPSATARLRTLSFDDLSRTLASSGMHAFTVAELRAATRNFSGSHFIGEGGFGPVYKGFLDDKVVPGMQPQHVAVKYLDAEGPQGHREWLAEVVYLGMQLSHPHLVKLVGYCYQEHHRMLVYEYMARGSLEHHLFKNLLASLPWATRLKIAVGAAKGLAFLHEAETPVIYRDFKASNILLESDYTAKLSDFGLAKEGPSGDDTHVSTRVMGTHGYAAPEYILTGHLTARSDVYSFGVVLLELLTGRRSVDKRRRGREQNLVDWARPYLRRPDKLHRVMDPSLEGSYSAEAAAKAATVAYNCLHSVPKNRPTMREVVDSLEPLMRMSRDVPAGLFVYTAPSEPSPAAKVVADKAAEDGEEAKDSGISPAAAARKKCQRSAVHTESAAPKYASSVAGKESRGSPTQRRDRGA, from the exons ATGAGGGCGTTCCTGATGGGCTGCTTCCACCCGCGCGGCGGCGCCACGgacccggcggcggtggcggacggcGACGAGGCGACCACGGCCACGGCCAAGGCCACGGCGCCGTCGAGGCCGCCCACCAGGAAGGGCAAGAAGAAGTCGATGCGGCGGGCGCCGAGCGCGACGGCGCGGCTGCGGACGCTCTCCTTCGACGACCTGTCCCGCACGCTGGCCTCGTCGGGGATGCACGCGTTCACCGTCGCCGAGCTGCGGGCCGCCACGCGCAACTTCTCCGGCAGCCACTTCATCGGGGAGGGCGGGTTCGGGCCGGTCTACAAGGGCTTCCTCGACGACAAGGTGGTGCCGGGGATGCAGCCGCAGCACGTGGCCGTCAAGTACCTGGACGCCGAGGGCCCGCAGGGCCACCGCGAGTGGCTCGCCGAGGTGGTCTACCTCGGCATGCAGCTCAGCCACCCGCACCTGGTGAAGCTCGTCGGCTACTGCTACCAGGAGCACCACCGCATGCTCGTCTACGAGTACATGGCCCGGGGCAGCCTCGAGCACCACCTCTTCAAGA ATCTGCTGGCGAGCTTGCCGTGGGCGACGAGGCTGAAGATCGCGGTGGGGGCGGCCAAGGGGCTGGCGTTCCTGCACGAGGCGGAGACGCCGGTCATCTACAGGGACTTCAAGGCCTCCAACATCCTGCTCGAATCG GACTACACGGCGAAGCTGTCGGACTTCGGGCTGGCGAAGGAGGGCCCGTCGGGGGACGACACGCACGTGTCGACGCGCGTCATGGGCACGCACGGCTATGCGGCGCCGGAGTACATCCTCACGGGCCACCTCACGGCGAGgagcgacgtgtacagcttcggggTGGTGCTGCTTGAGCTGCTCACGGGCCGCCGGAGCGTCGACAAGCGCCGCCGGGGCCGCGAGCAGAACCTCGTcgactgggcgcgcccctacctgcGGCGGCCGGACAAGCTGCACCGCGTCATGGACCCCAGCCTCGAGGGCAGCTACTCCGCCGAGGCCGCCGCCAAGGCCGCCACCGTCGCGTACAACTGCCTGCACAGCGTGCCCAAGAACCGGCCCACCATGCGCGAGGTCGTCGACTCGCTCGAGCCGCTCATGCGCATGTCCCGCGACGTGCCCGCCGGGCTGTTCGTCTACACCGCGCCGTCAGAGCCGTCGCCGGCAGCCAAGGTCGTCGCCGACAAGGCCGCAGAGGACGGCGAGGAAGCCAAGGACAGCGGCATTAGCCCGGCGGCAGCGGCCAGGAAGAAATGCCAGCGCTCGGCCGTGCACACGGAGAGCGCGGCGCCCAAGTACGCGAGCTCCGTGGCGGGGAAAGAGAGCCGCGGCTCGCCGACGCAGAGGAGGGACAGAGGGGCGTGA